The proteins below come from a single Anguilla rostrata isolate EN2019 chromosome 3, ASM1855537v3, whole genome shotgun sequence genomic window:
- the rbb4l gene encoding histone-binding protein RBBP7 isoform X2, which yields MADKEVYDDAVEERVINEEYKIWKKNTPFLYDLVMTHALEWPSLTVQWLPDVSRPEGKDYAIHRLVLGTHTSDEQNHLVIASVQIPNDDAQFDASHYDSEKGEFGGFGSVSGKIEIEIKINHEGEVNRARYMPQNPCIIATKTPTSDVLVFDYTKHPSKPDPSGECSPDLRLRGHQKEGYGLSWNPNLSGNLLSASDDHTICLWDISGGPKEGKIVDAKTIFTGHTAVVEDVSWHLLHESLFGSVADDQKLMIWDTRSNNTSKPSHSVDAHTAEVNCLSFNPYSEFILATGSADKTVALWDLRNLKLKLHSFESHKDEIFQVQWSPHNETILASSGTDRRLNVWDLSKIGEEQSAEDAEDGPPELLFIHGGHTAKISDFSWNPNEPWVICSVSEDNIMQVWQMAENIYNDEEPDTPASELEGQGS from the exons ATGGCGGACAAAGAAG tGTACGACGATGCCGTGGAGGAGCGAGTTATAAACGAGGAATACAAAATATGGAAGAAGAACACGCCTTTTCTGTACGACCTAGTGATGACACACGCGTTGGAATGGCCTAGCCTCACCGTGCAATGGCTTCCTGACGTCAGCCG GCCAGAAGGGAAAGACTACGCTATCCACCGACTAGTGTTGGGCACCCACACATCTGACGAGCAGAACCACCTGGTCATCGCGAGCGTCCAGATCCCGAACGATGACGCACAGTTTGACGCCTCCCACTACGACAGCGAGAAAGGAG AATTTGGTGGATTTGGCTCTGTGAGCGGAAAGATCGAAATCGAGATCAAGATCAACCACGAGGGAGAAGTGAACCGGGCCCGCTACATGCCCCAGAACCCCTGCATCATCGCCACCAAGACGCCCACCTCCGACGTGCTGGTGTTCGACTACACCAAGCACCCCTCCAAGCCAG ATCCCAGTGGCGAGTGCAGCCCAGATCTCCGGCTGCGGGGGCACCAGAAGGAGGGGTACGGCCTGTCCTGGAACCCCAACCTGAGCGGGAACCTCCTCAGCGCCTCTGACGACCAT ACAATCTGTTTGTGGGACATTAGCGGAGGACCGAAGGAGGGCAAGATCGTGGACGCGAAGACGATCTTCACCGGGCACACGGCCGTGGTGGAGGACGTGTCGTGGCACCTGCTCCACGAGTCGCTCTTTGGTTCCGTGGCCGACGACCAGAAGCTGATGAT ATGGGACACTCGTTCGAACAACACTTCCAAGCCCAGCCATTCGGTGGATGCTCACACCGCTGAGGTCAACTGCCTGTCCTTCAACCCCTACAGCGAGTTCATCCTGGCCACTGGCTCTGCAGACAAG acgGTGGCTCTCTGGGATCTGCGTAACCTCAAGCTGAAGCTACACTCCTTCGAGTCGCACAAGGACGAAATCTTCCAA GTGCAATGGTCCCCTCACAATGAAACCATCCTGGCTTCAAGTGGAACAGACAGACGGCTCAACGTGTGGGATTTAAG TAAAATTGGAGAGGAGCAGTCGGCTGAGGATGCAGAGGATGGACCTCCTGAGCTCCTG TTCATCCACGGTGGGCACACAGCAAAGATCTCAGACTTCTCCTGGAACCCCAATGAACCCTGGGTAAtctgctctgtgtctgaggACAACATCATGCAGGTTTGGCAGATG GCGGAGAATATCTACAACGATGAGGAGCCAGACACCCCGGCCTCCGAGCTGGAGGGCCAGGGTtcgtaa
- the rbb4l gene encoding histone-binding protein RBBP7 isoform X1 produces the protein MADKEVYDDAVEERVINEEYKIWKKNTPFLYDLVMTHALEWPSLTVQWLPDVSRPEGKDYAIHRLVLGTHTSDEQNHLVIASVQIPNDDAQFDASHYDSEKGEFGGFGSVSGKIEIEIKINHEGEVNRARYMPQNPCIIATKTPTSDVLVFDYTKHPSKPDPSGECSPDLRLRGHQKEGYGLSWNPNLSGNLLSASDDHTICLWDISGGPKEGKIVDAKTIFTGHTAVVEDVSWHLLHESLFGSVADDQKLMIWDTRSNNTSKPSHSVDAHTAEVNCLSFNPYSEFILATGSADKTVALWDLRNLKLKLHSFESHKDEIFQQVQWSPHNETILASSGTDRRLNVWDLSKIGEEQSAEDAEDGPPELLFIHGGHTAKISDFSWNPNEPWVICSVSEDNIMQVWQMAENIYNDEEPDTPASELEGQGS, from the exons ATGGCGGACAAAGAAG tGTACGACGATGCCGTGGAGGAGCGAGTTATAAACGAGGAATACAAAATATGGAAGAAGAACACGCCTTTTCTGTACGACCTAGTGATGACACACGCGTTGGAATGGCCTAGCCTCACCGTGCAATGGCTTCCTGACGTCAGCCG GCCAGAAGGGAAAGACTACGCTATCCACCGACTAGTGTTGGGCACCCACACATCTGACGAGCAGAACCACCTGGTCATCGCGAGCGTCCAGATCCCGAACGATGACGCACAGTTTGACGCCTCCCACTACGACAGCGAGAAAGGAG AATTTGGTGGATTTGGCTCTGTGAGCGGAAAGATCGAAATCGAGATCAAGATCAACCACGAGGGAGAAGTGAACCGGGCCCGCTACATGCCCCAGAACCCCTGCATCATCGCCACCAAGACGCCCACCTCCGACGTGCTGGTGTTCGACTACACCAAGCACCCCTCCAAGCCAG ATCCCAGTGGCGAGTGCAGCCCAGATCTCCGGCTGCGGGGGCACCAGAAGGAGGGGTACGGCCTGTCCTGGAACCCCAACCTGAGCGGGAACCTCCTCAGCGCCTCTGACGACCAT ACAATCTGTTTGTGGGACATTAGCGGAGGACCGAAGGAGGGCAAGATCGTGGACGCGAAGACGATCTTCACCGGGCACACGGCCGTGGTGGAGGACGTGTCGTGGCACCTGCTCCACGAGTCGCTCTTTGGTTCCGTGGCCGACGACCAGAAGCTGATGAT ATGGGACACTCGTTCGAACAACACTTCCAAGCCCAGCCATTCGGTGGATGCTCACACCGCTGAGGTCAACTGCCTGTCCTTCAACCCCTACAGCGAGTTCATCCTGGCCACTGGCTCTGCAGACAAG acgGTGGCTCTCTGGGATCTGCGTAACCTCAAGCTGAAGCTACACTCCTTCGAGTCGCACAAGGACGAAATCTTCCAA CAGGTGCAATGGTCCCCTCACAATGAAACCATCCTGGCTTCAAGTGGAACAGACAGACGGCTCAACGTGTGGGATTTAAG TAAAATTGGAGAGGAGCAGTCGGCTGAGGATGCAGAGGATGGACCTCCTGAGCTCCTG TTCATCCACGGTGGGCACACAGCAAAGATCTCAGACTTCTCCTGGAACCCCAATGAACCCTGGGTAAtctgctctgtgtctgaggACAACATCATGCAGGTTTGGCAGATG GCGGAGAATATCTACAACGATGAGGAGCCAGACACCCCGGCCTCCGAGCTGGAGGGCCAGGGTtcgtaa